Proteins found in one Massilia sp. H6 genomic segment:
- the zwf gene encoding glucose-6-phosphate dehydrogenase, producing the protein MALSDFDLIFFGGSGDLAMRKLLPAMYSRDVCNDLPDSARIICVGREEATQEAFLNMVETNSKQHIKDTPNEESWARFLKRIVYVALDATNVGTYDPLVAALRQDASLTRVYYLATPPHLFATICDNLAATGLVSPNSRVVLEKPLGRDLASAKQINADVGKVFLESQIYRIDHYLGKETVQNLLALRFGNILFEPLWRREWISDVQITIAEKIGVGNRLGYYDTSGALRDMLQNHLLQLLCIVAMEPPTSISPDAVRDAKLQVLRSLKRFTPTTLSQNVVRGQYRGGYVDGQAVPGYRDEPGAPKGSKTETFVAVKAEIDTWRWAGVPFYLRTGKRMADRLAEIVVRFKPIPHSIFNQPTSSFQPNSLVIRLQPDEGLSMNLMAKTPGDSMRLKQAELELDFREQFKSPRMEAYERLLVDVLRGQLTLFMRGDELEAAWEWVEPILEHWEQDDSTPVPYSSGTWGPAASSALIGRDGLQWREEVLPED; encoded by the coding sequence ATGGCACTTTCCGATTTCGACCTCATTTTCTTCGGCGGTAGCGGCGACCTTGCAATGCGCAAGCTGCTGCCTGCGATGTACTCGCGCGATGTCTGCAACGATCTGCCGGACAGCGCACGCATCATCTGCGTGGGCCGGGAAGAAGCCACCCAGGAAGCTTTCCTGAACATGGTCGAGACCAATTCCAAGCAACACATCAAGGACACGCCCAATGAGGAAAGCTGGGCGCGCTTCCTCAAGCGCATCGTCTACGTGGCGCTCGATGCGACCAATGTGGGCACATATGATCCGCTGGTGGCAGCGCTGCGCCAGGACGCTTCGCTCACCCGTGTCTACTACCTGGCCACCCCGCCCCACCTGTTCGCCACCATCTGCGACAACCTGGCCGCGACCGGCCTGGTCTCGCCGAATTCGCGCGTGGTGCTGGAAAAGCCGCTCGGGCGCGACCTGGCCTCGGCCAAGCAGATCAACGCGGACGTCGGCAAGGTCTTTCTCGAGTCGCAGATCTACCGGATCGACCATTACCTGGGCAAGGAGACAGTGCAGAACCTGCTGGCCCTGCGCTTTGGCAACATCCTGTTCGAGCCGCTGTGGCGCCGCGAATGGATTTCAGACGTGCAGATCACCATCGCCGAGAAGATCGGCGTCGGCAACCGCCTGGGCTATTACGATACCTCGGGCGCGCTGCGCGACATGCTGCAGAACCACCTGCTGCAACTGCTGTGCATCGTCGCGATGGAGCCGCCGACCTCGATTTCGCCGGACGCCGTGCGCGATGCCAAGCTGCAGGTGCTGCGCTCGCTCAAGCGCTTCACACCGACGACGCTGTCGCAGAACGTCGTGCGCGGCCAGTACCGCGGCGGCTATGTCGACGGCCAGGCAGTGCCGGGCTACCGCGATGAGCCGGGCGCACCGAAGGGGTCGAAGACCGAGACCTTCGTCGCCGTCAAGGCCGAGATCGACACCTGGCGCTGGGCCGGCGTGCCCTTCTACCTGCGCACCGGCAAGCGCATGGCCGACCGCCTGGCCGAGATCGTGGTGCGCTTCAAACCGATCCCGCATTCGATCTTCAACCAGCCAACGTCGAGCTTCCAGCCCAACAGCCTGGTGATCCGCCTGCAGCCGGACGAAGGCCTGTCGATGAACCTGATGGCCAAGACCCCGGGCGACTCGATGCGCCTGAAGCAGGCCGAGCTGGAACTGGACTTCCGCGAGCAGTTCAAGAGCCCGCGCATGGAAGCCTACGAGCGGCTGCTGGTGGACGTGCTGCGCGGCCAGCTGACCTTGTTCATGCGCGGCGACGAACTCGAAGCGGCCTGGGAATGGGTCGAGCCGATCCTGGAACACTGGGAGCAGGACGACTCAACGCCCGTGCCTTATTCGTCGGGCACCTGGGGCCCGGCCGCCTCGAGCGCGTTGATCGGCCGCGATGGCTTGCAGTGGCGCGAAGAAGTACTGCCCGAAGACTAA
- the edd gene encoding phosphogluconate dehydratase, with amino-acid sequence MALHPVVEQVTKRIIERSRPSRAAYLAHLEAARIQGVQRGALSCTNLAHGFAAFPANDKLKLREYKQPSVAIVSSYNDMLSAHQPFETFPKVIKDAVRDIGAVAQFAGGVPAMCDGVTQGQPGMELSLFSRDTIAMSTAVALSHNMFDAALYLGICDKIVPGLLIGALHFGHIPGIFVPGGPMTSGLSNKEKARVRQLYAQGKATREELMECESQSYHDAGTCTFYGTANSNQMLMEMMGLHLPGAAFITPGTPLRDALTVAASQQAVAISQQGSTYMPIGRIVDEKSIVNAIVALHATGGSTNHTLHLVAIARAAGIAIDWNDFDELSKVVPSLTRIYPNGEADINHFQAAGGPGFVIRELLDAGLAHDDVNTILGHGLRNHCKEPFLDEAGKVFWRDVPQHSGDDTVLRPAANPFSDNGGMVLVQGNLGRAIMKISSVKPQYHVVEAPALTFDSQEEFMQAYKDKKLERDFVAVLRFQGPRANGMPELHALTPALSNLQDAGFKVALVTDGRMSGASGKVPAAIHVSPEILAGGPLGRVRDGDLIRVDATAGSFAALVPDEVWASRSMASADLSKSHIGMGRELFAMFRSISTPAEQGAATFPMPSPIPTTVPLHEGINAGDVMPGSDEDFLFRTQK; translated from the coding sequence ATGGCGCTGCACCCCGTAGTCGAGCAGGTAACCAAGCGGATCATCGAGCGCAGCCGGCCATCGCGCGCGGCCTACCTGGCGCATCTCGAAGCGGCCCGGATCCAGGGCGTGCAGCGTGGCGCGCTATCGTGTACCAACCTGGCGCACGGTTTTGCCGCCTTTCCGGCCAACGACAAGCTCAAGCTGCGCGAATACAAGCAGCCGTCGGTCGCCATCGTTTCTTCGTATAACGATATGCTGTCGGCGCACCAGCCTTTTGAAACTTTCCCGAAAGTGATCAAGGACGCGGTGCGCGACATCGGCGCCGTGGCCCAGTTCGCGGGCGGCGTGCCAGCCATGTGCGACGGCGTCACGCAGGGCCAGCCGGGCATGGAGCTGTCGCTGTTCTCGCGCGACACCATCGCCATGTCCACCGCCGTGGCGCTGTCGCACAATATGTTCGACGCCGCGCTGTACCTGGGCATCTGCGACAAGATCGTGCCGGGCCTGCTGATCGGCGCGCTGCACTTCGGCCATATCCCGGGTATTTTCGTGCCGGGCGGCCCGATGACCTCCGGCCTGTCGAACAAGGAAAAGGCGCGCGTGCGCCAGCTCTACGCGCAGGGCAAGGCCACCCGCGAAGAGCTGATGGAATGCGAATCGCAGTCCTACCACGACGCCGGCACCTGCACCTTCTACGGTACCGCCAACAGCAACCAGATGCTGATGGAGATGATGGGCCTGCACTTGCCGGGCGCCGCCTTCATCACGCCAGGTACGCCGCTACGCGATGCGCTGACAGTCGCCGCGTCGCAGCAGGCGGTGGCGATCTCGCAGCAGGGCAGTACCTACATGCCGATCGGCCGCATCGTCGACGAAAAGAGCATCGTCAATGCCATCGTCGCGCTGCACGCGACCGGCGGCTCGACCAACCACACGCTGCACCTGGTGGCGATCGCGCGCGCGGCCGGCATCGCGATCGACTGGAACGATTTCGACGAACTGTCGAAAGTGGTGCCTTCGCTGACCCGCATCTATCCGAACGGCGAAGCCGACATCAATCACTTCCAGGCCGCCGGCGGCCCGGGCTTCGTGATCCGCGAACTGCTCGACGCCGGCCTGGCGCACGACGATGTCAACACCATCCTGGGCCACGGCCTGCGCAATCACTGCAAGGAGCCCTTCCTGGACGAAGCCGGCAAGGTATTCTGGCGCGACGTGCCGCAGCACTCCGGCGACGACACGGTGCTGCGCCCGGCCGCGAACCCGTTCAGCGACAACGGCGGCATGGTGCTGGTACAGGGTAACCTGGGCCGCGCCATCATGAAGATCTCGTCGGTGAAGCCGCAGTACCACGTGGTCGAGGCGCCGGCGCTCACCTTCGATTCGCAAGAAGAATTCATGCAGGCCTATAAAGATAAAAAGCTCGAGCGCGACTTCGTCGCCGTGCTGCGCTTCCAGGGCCCGCGCGCCAACGGCATGCCGGAACTGCACGCACTGACCCCGGCGCTGTCGAACCTGCAAGACGCCGGCTTCAAGGTGGCGCTGGTGACCGACGGGCGCATGTCGGGCGCCTCTGGCAAGGTGCCGGCGGCGATCCACGTCTCGCCTGAGATCCTGGCGGGCGGTCCGCTCGGCCGGGTGCGCGACGGCGACCTCATCCGCGTTGACGCCACCGCCGGCAGTTTTGCCGCGCTGGTGCCCGACGAGGTCTGGGCCTCGCGCAGCATGGCGAGCGCCGACCTGTCCAAGAGCCACATCGGGATGGGGCGCGAGCTGTTCGCCATGTTCCGCAGCATCAGCACGCCGGCAGAGCAGGGCGCGGCCACCTTCCCGATGCCCTCGCCGATTCCCACTACAGTACCGCTGCACGAAGGTATCAATGCCGGCGACGTCATGCCGGGTTCCGATGAAGACTTTCTTTTCAGGACGCAGAAATAA
- the eda gene encoding bifunctional 4-hydroxy-2-oxoglutarate aldolase/2-dehydro-3-deoxy-phosphogluconate aldolase has product MEQLSLLDIMRSASVIPVIAIDDPEHAVPLAKALVAGGIRVLEVTLRTRHGLDAIRAMSQVEGAILGVGTLTQPEEFAQARDAGAVFGVSPGLTQALIEAARKSGLPLLPGVMTPSEVMAAREQGFKQLKLFPAVPAGGIGMLNAIGGPLPDVTFCPTGGISIETAPGFLACKNVACVGGSWLTPKDLMLAGDWAGITALARAAAALRAA; this is encoded by the coding sequence ATGGAACAACTGAGCTTGCTTGACATCATGCGCTCGGCGAGCGTGATCCCCGTGATCGCCATCGACGATCCCGAGCACGCAGTACCGCTGGCCAAGGCCCTGGTAGCCGGCGGTATCCGGGTACTCGAAGTGACGCTGCGCACCAGGCATGGCCTGGACGCGATCCGCGCCATGAGCCAGGTCGAAGGCGCCATCCTGGGTGTGGGCACCCTGACCCAGCCTGAAGAATTCGCACAGGCGCGCGATGCCGGTGCGGTGTTCGGCGTCTCGCCGGGCCTGACCCAGGCACTGATCGAGGCTGCCCGAAAAAGCGGGCTGCCTCTGCTGCCGGGCGTGATGACGCCATCCGAAGTGATGGCCGCGCGCGAGCAAGGTTTTAAGCAGCTCAAACTGTTCCCGGCGGTGCCGGCGGGCGGCATCGGCATGCTCAATGCGATCGGCGGTCCGCTGCCGGACGTGACCTTCTGCCCCACCGGCGGCATCTCGATCGAGACCGCGCCAGGCTTTTTGGCCTGCAAGAACGTGGCTTGCGTAGGTGGCTCCTGGCTGACCCCGAAAGACCTGATGCTCGCTGGCGACTGGGCGGGCATCACCGCACTGGCCCGCGCTGCGGCCGCACTGCGCGCCGCCTAG
- the pgi gene encoding glucose-6-phosphate isomerase, with amino-acid sequence MRQPSLTSTASFQALDTHASEAKNWDLRSLFAADSQRFERLSSEAAGLFLDYSKNRLDGRTLELLAALLRERGVEARRDAMFAGERINNTEDRAVLHTALRAPRGAQLVVDGQDVNADVHAVLDRVRLFTDAVRSGDWLGYSGKPITDIVNIGIGGSDLGPKMVVLALRHYAHPRLRMHFVSNVDGHDMDAALMQVDPETTLFIVASKTFTTAETMMNAQTARSWFLKHAPEGEGEAALARHFVAVSTNTQAIKSFGIDPANMFPFWDWVGGRYSVWSAIGLPVALAVGFGYFTDFLAGAHEMDEHFRSAPVEENLPMILALVGFWNRQFLGAASVSIAPYHQDLNRFPAYLQQLDMESNGKRVTRDGAPVDTATCPAIWGEPGTNGQHAYFQLLHQGTDLTPIDFIAALRPAHEMDHHHTALLANCFAQSEAFMKGKTLDEVRTDLQAQGLSPLEVERLAPHKTFPGNRPSNTILMERLTPATLGALIALYEHKTFVQGVIWDLNSFDQWGVELGKVLAKKIEAELAFDPQPALHDSSTNGLIARAKAAI; translated from the coding sequence ATGCGCCAGCCTTCCCTGACCTCTACCGCCAGCTTCCAGGCCCTTGACACCCACGCCAGCGAGGCGAAAAACTGGGACCTGCGCAGCTTGTTCGCAGCCGATTCGCAGCGCTTCGAGCGCCTGTCAAGCGAGGCCGCGGGACTATTCCTAGACTATTCAAAAAATCGCCTCGACGGGCGCACGCTTGAACTGCTGGCCGCGCTGCTGCGCGAGCGTGGCGTCGAGGCGCGCCGCGATGCGATGTTCGCCGGTGAACGCATCAACAATACCGAGGACCGCGCGGTGCTGCACACCGCCCTGCGCGCGCCGCGCGGCGCGCAACTGGTCGTCGATGGCCAGGACGTGAACGCCGACGTGCATGCGGTGCTCGACCGGGTCAGGCTGTTCACCGATGCGGTGCGCAGCGGCGACTGGCTGGGCTACAGCGGCAAGCCGATCACGGATATCGTCAACATCGGCATTGGCGGCTCCGACCTGGGCCCGAAGATGGTGGTGCTGGCGCTGCGCCATTACGCGCACCCGCGGCTGCGCATGCATTTCGTGTCGAACGTCGACGGCCACGACATGGATGCGGCGCTCATGCAGGTGGACCCGGAAACCACGTTGTTCATCGTCGCCTCCAAGACCTTCACGACCGCCGAAACCATGATGAACGCGCAGACCGCGCGCAGCTGGTTCTTGAAGCATGCGCCGGAAGGTGAAGGCGAAGCGGCCCTGGCCAGGCATTTCGTGGCCGTCTCGACCAATACGCAAGCCATCAAGTCTTTCGGTATCGACCCGGCCAACATGTTCCCGTTCTGGGACTGGGTCGGCGGGCGCTATTCGGTATGGTCGGCGATCGGCCTGCCGGTGGCACTGGCCGTGGGCTTCGGTTACTTCACCGACTTCTTGGCCGGCGCACACGAGATGGATGAGCATTTCCGCTCCGCCCCGGTCGAGGAAAACCTGCCGATGATCCTGGCACTGGTGGGGTTCTGGAACCGTCAGTTCCTCGGCGCGGCGTCGGTGTCGATCGCGCCCTACCACCAGGACCTGAACCGCTTCCCGGCCTACCTGCAGCAGCTCGACATGGAGAGCAACGGCAAGCGCGTCACCCGCGACGGCGCGCCGGTCGATACCGCGACCTGCCCGGCCATCTGGGGCGAGCCGGGCACCAACGGCCAGCATGCCTATTTCCAGCTGCTGCACCAGGGCACCGACCTGACCCCGATCGATTTCATCGCTGCGCTGCGTCCGGCGCACGAGATGGACCACCATCACACCGCGCTGCTGGCGAACTGCTTCGCGCAGTCGGAAGCCTTCATGAAGGGCAAGACCCTGGACGAAGTGCGCACCGACCTGCAGGCCCAGGGCCTGTCGCCGCTCGAGGTCGAGCGCCTGGCGCCGCACAAGACCTTCCCCGGCAATCGCCCGAGCAATACCATTTTGATGGAACGCCTGACCCCGGCCACGCTCGGCGCGCTGATCGCACTGTACGAACACAAGACCTTCGTGCAGGGCGTGATCTGGGACCTCAACAGTTTCGACCAGTGGGGCGTCGAACTGGGCAAGGTGCTGGCCAAGAAGATCGAGGCCGAGCTGGCATTCGATCCGCAGCCGGCACTGCATGACAGCTCCACCAACGGCCTGATCGCCCGCGCCAAGGCCGCTATCTAG
- a CDS encoding SMP-30/gluconolactonase/LRE family protein has product MATDKFEVVHDTPMLVGESATWHEVESALYWVDINGLTVNRVHPASGKFTSWKMGSEPSALAVDGDNNLVVATRHGLICLNTTSGKETPVADAPYDASIVRFNDGRVDPAGRFWIGTMYEPRDQPAAEMYVLERGRLRRAWAGGMTNSNGLAWSLDGRTMFHADTTSHRIDCYDFDPATGVQSNARTLLTFSTDKSAADYGGRPDGATLDSEGAYWVAMFEGGRVLRIAPDGKILRELALPVRCPTSVAFGGADLRTLYITSASHGRSAQELATYPLSGKVLSIRVDVAGREEPEYQPHP; this is encoded by the coding sequence ATGGCAACCGATAAATTCGAAGTGGTACACGACACGCCGATGCTGGTCGGCGAATCCGCAACCTGGCACGAGGTCGAATCGGCCCTGTACTGGGTAGACATCAATGGCTTGACCGTCAACCGCGTGCACCCGGCCAGCGGCAAGTTCACCTCGTGGAAGATGGGCTCGGAGCCGTCGGCGCTGGCCGTCGATGGCGACAACAACCTGGTGGTCGCCACGCGCCACGGGCTCATTTGCCTGAACACGACCAGCGGCAAGGAAACGCCGGTTGCGGACGCACCCTACGACGCGTCGATTGTCCGCTTCAACGACGGCCGCGTGGACCCGGCGGGCCGCTTCTGGATCGGCACCATGTACGAGCCGCGCGACCAGCCGGCCGCCGAAATGTACGTGCTCGAGCGCGGCCGCCTGCGCCGCGCTTGGGCCGGCGGCATGACCAACTCGAACGGCCTGGCCTGGAGCCTGGACGGGCGCACGATGTTCCATGCCGATACCACCAGCCACCGCATCGACTGCTACGACTTCGACCCGGCAACCGGGGTGCAGTCCAACGCCCGCACCCTGCTCACGTTCTCGACCGACAAGTCGGCGGCCGATTACGGCGGCCGTCCAGACGGCGCGACGCTCGACAGCGAAGGCGCCTACTGGGTAGCGATGTTCGAAGGCGGCCGCGTGCTGCGCATCGCGCCCGACGGCAAGATCCTGCGCGAGCTTGCGCTGCCGGTGCGCTGCCCGACCTCGGTCGCCTTTGGCGGCGCCGACCTGCGCACGCTGTATATCACCAGTGCCAGCCATGGGCGCTCGGCGCAAGAACTGGCAACCTATCCGCTCAGCGGCAAGGTGCTGTCGATCCGGGTGGATGTCGCCGGGCGAGAAGAGCCGGAGTATCAGCCGCATCCATGA
- a CDS encoding SIS domain-containing protein, translating into MLLDSIRTQLDSLSKSERKVALAVLAAPANTVSQNITALARHAQVSEPTVVRFCRTLGYDGWHEFKLKLAQGLALALPGANEQPAPDDLAADLVNKICSRSINTLLDLRNNLKPELIQKALDILSRANKIEFYGQGSSGFVACDAQHKFFRSGVPTVAYTDPAIHSIAAALLREGDAVVAISQRGNNPALTRSAKLARRGGADVIVLAPSGTPLAEIATLFIPIDLVFAIDPYTPISARLAYLVVIDVLAVGLALQRGPEFRKKMQNAQKALQEFDMQFDSFIG; encoded by the coding sequence ATGCTGCTCGACTCCATCCGCACCCAGCTCGACTCGCTCTCGAAATCCGAGCGCAAGGTGGCGCTGGCGGTGCTGGCCGCGCCCGCGAACACGGTAAGCCAGAACATCACCGCGCTGGCCCGGCACGCGCAGGTGTCCGAGCCGACCGTGGTGCGCTTTTGCCGCACGCTCGGCTACGACGGCTGGCACGAGTTCAAGCTCAAGCTGGCGCAAGGCCTGGCGCTGGCGCTGCCAGGGGCGAACGAGCAGCCGGCGCCGGACGACCTGGCGGCGGACCTGGTCAACAAGATCTGCAGCCGCTCGATCAACACCTTGCTCGACCTGCGCAACAACCTTAAACCCGAACTGATCCAGAAGGCGCTCGACATCCTGTCGCGTGCCAACAAGATCGAGTTCTACGGACAGGGCTCGTCGGGTTTTGTCGCCTGCGACGCCCAGCACAAGTTCTTTCGCTCGGGCGTGCCCACCGTGGCCTATACCGATCCGGCGATCCACTCCATCGCGGCGGCGCTGCTGCGCGAAGGCGACGCGGTGGTGGCGATTTCCCAGCGCGGCAACAACCCGGCCCTGACCCGCTCGGCCAAGCTGGCACGCCGCGGCGGCGCCGACGTGATCGTGCTGGCGCCGTCCGGCACGCCGCTGGCGGAGATCGCGACGCTGTTCATTCCGATCGACCTGGTGTTCGCGATCGACCCCTACACGCCAATTTCGGCGCGCCTGGCCTACCTGGTCGTGATCGATGTGCTGGCAGTCGGGCTGGCGCTGCAGCGCGGGCCGGAATTTCGCAAGAAAATGCAGAACGCACAAAAGGCGCTGCAAGAGTTCGACATGCAGTTCGATTCGTTTATCGGCTGA
- a CDS encoding diguanylate cyclase domain-containing protein: protein MDPASPIPIASIPDLLLDAVCLVDARGRFVFVNAACERIFGYTPQEMVGKSMIDMVAPADRERTLAAAQAVMDGREHVDFENRYVRKDGTLVHLMWSARWSEPDQLRVAVARDVTLQRRAGALREALDGLCDAALADNDMAGLFRRSHALIGTLLPAASVVLALPEGPEPTLRFVFQGGQRVPEGGALRRLCDDAFHSNAAQWREPGTDDACGQALALPLAGPAGAIGAIGVLALRNPATAARFTEADCALLAPVAQQLAVAIQRNQEQARLHFLAMHDDLTGLPNRRLLRERLDAALARARRQQAMLALLFIDLDRFKQINDQHGHACGDRLLQQVAARIGAAVRDTDTVARIGGDEFVVLLEDIASTADADAVAGKIHAALALSFDLGDGIHLPVGASIGSAHYPGQADAIDSLLDAADAAMYAAKARRKAAAGCA from the coding sequence ATGGATCCTGCCTCGCCCATCCCGATCGCCAGTATTCCCGATCTTCTGCTCGATGCCGTCTGCCTGGTCGACGCCCGGGGACGCTTCGTCTTCGTGAATGCCGCCTGCGAGCGCATTTTTGGCTACACGCCACAGGAAATGGTAGGAAAATCCATGATCGACATGGTCGCGCCAGCCGACCGGGAACGCACCCTGGCCGCGGCGCAGGCCGTGATGGATGGCCGCGAGCACGTCGACTTCGAGAACCGGTACGTACGCAAGGACGGCACGCTGGTGCACCTGATGTGGTCGGCGCGCTGGTCCGAGCCCGACCAGCTGCGCGTGGCGGTGGCACGCGACGTGACGCTCCAGAGACGGGCCGGCGCCCTGCGCGAAGCGCTCGACGGCTTGTGCGACGCGGCGCTGGCAGACAACGACATGGCCGGCCTGTTCCGGCGCAGCCACGCGCTCATCGGCACCCTGCTGCCCGCAGCCAGCGTCGTGCTTGCCCTGCCCGAAGGCCCCGAGCCGACCTTGCGGTTTGTGTTCCAGGGCGGCCAGCGGGTGCCCGAAGGCGGGGCGCTGCGCCGCCTGTGCGACGATGCCTTCCATAGCAATGCAGCGCAATGGCGCGAGCCTGGCACGGACGACGCCTGCGGCCAGGCGCTGGCGCTTCCGCTGGCCGGCCCTGCCGGCGCAATCGGCGCCATCGGCGTACTTGCACTGCGCAATCCCGCCACTGCCGCCCGCTTCACCGAGGCCGACTGCGCGCTGTTGGCACCGGTCGCGCAGCAGCTGGCCGTCGCGATCCAGCGCAACCAGGAGCAGGCGCGCTTGCATTTTCTGGCCATGCACGACGACCTGACTGGCCTACCCAACCGCCGGCTGCTGCGCGAGCGGCTCGACGCCGCGCTGGCGCGCGCGCGCCGCCAGCAAGCCATGCTGGCACTGCTTTTCATCGACCTCGACCGCTTCAAACAGATCAACGACCAGCATGGCCATGCCTGTGGCGACCGCCTGCTGCAGCAAGTGGCCGCACGCATCGGCGCCGCCGTGCGCGATACCGACACCGTGGCGCGCATCGGTGGCGACGAGTTCGTGGTGCTGCTAGAGGATATTGCGTCGACGGCCGACGCCGACGCGGTCGCAGGCAAGATCCATGCGGCGCTGGCGCTATCCTTCGATCTCGGCGACGGGATCCACTTGCCGGTCGGGGCCAGTATCGGCAGTGCGCACTATCCGGGCCAGGCCGACGCCATCGACAGCCTGCTCGATGCCGCCGACGCGGCGATGTACGCCGCCAAGGCACGCCGCAAGGCCGCCGCAGGCTGCGCTTGA
- a CDS encoding GAF domain-containing protein has product MHINPERSDRPDYALLERQVESVLEGERSLIANAAQFSALVYDTLADLNWAGFYFTVAARKGEGQDLLVGPFQGKPACARIAFGRGVCGTSAVEGKTIVVADVHAFPGHIACDSASNSEIVIPLIKDGAVLGVFDIDSPVLNRFSEEDRAGLERMVAAFLDGTDFS; this is encoded by the coding sequence ATGCACATCAACCCAGAACGCAGCGACCGCCCCGACTACGCCTTGCTCGAACGCCAGGTCGAGAGCGTCCTTGAAGGCGAACGCAGCCTGATCGCGAACGCCGCGCAGTTTTCCGCCCTCGTGTACGACACGCTTGCCGACCTGAACTGGGCCGGTTTCTATTTCACCGTAGCGGCCCGCAAGGGCGAAGGCCAGGACCTGCTGGTCGGCCCCTTCCAGGGCAAGCCAGCCTGCGCCCGCATTGCCTTTGGGCGCGGCGTCTGCGGCACTAGCGCCGTCGAGGGCAAGACCATCGTGGTGGCCGACGTGCACGCCTTCCCGGGACACATCGCCTGCGACTCGGCATCGAATTCTGAAATCGTGATCCCGCTCATCAAAGATGGCGCGGTGCTCGGCGTGTTCGATATCGACAGCCCGGTGCTGAACCGGTTTTCGGAAGAAGACCGTGCGGGGCTTGAGCGCATGGTTGCGGCTTTCCTGGACGGTACGGACTTTTCCTGA
- a CDS encoding Rhs element Vgr protein: MKRPRSRALTEAEIAMASRLFGGAIDYRRVRIHGRRYMPLQPKNCCMTPNGSMYFHRSCFLPDYTRGDPAVIHWFMHEMAHVWQHQLGYPVRLRGAFRIGLSYHYTLGPDRTLADYNMEAQADLLADYFLLDVLRLPCAMRQQGYRDDAALYRQVLAAFLADPASQLNLPRALAWRRAQST; this comes from the coding sequence ATGAAGCGCCCCCGATCCCGTGCCCTGACCGAGGCCGAGATCGCGATGGCGTCGCGGCTGTTCGGCGGCGCCATCGACTACCGGCGCGTTCGTATCCACGGCCGGCGCTACATGCCGCTGCAGCCGAAGAACTGCTGCATGACGCCCAACGGCAGCATGTACTTCCATCGTTCCTGCTTCTTGCCCGACTATACGCGCGGCGACCCCGCGGTCATCCACTGGTTCATGCACGAGATGGCGCACGTCTGGCAGCACCAGCTCGGCTATCCGGTGCGCCTGCGCGGCGCGTTCCGGATCGGGCTGTCGTACCACTACACGCTGGGCCCTGACCGGACGCTGGCCGACTACAACATGGAAGCGCAGGCAGACCTGCTGGCCGATTACTTCTTGCTGGACGTCCTGCGCCTGCCGTGCGCGATGCGCCAGCAGGGCTACCGGGACGATGCTGCGCTCTACCGTCAGGTGCTGGCGGCCTTTCTGGCCGATCCGGCCAGCCAGCTCAACCTGCCGCGGGCACTGGCATGGCGGCGTGCGCAATCCACTTGA